One segment of Thunnus thynnus chromosome 19, fThuThy2.1, whole genome shotgun sequence DNA contains the following:
- the LOC137170567 gene encoding PR domain zinc finger protein 12-like: protein MGSVLPADALALKSGFKCPSRSLSDVITSDILHSFLYGRWRNVLGEHLAEERQSGCSPKTAFTAEVLAQSFTGEVQKLSSLVLPSEVIIAQSSIPGEGLGIFSKTWIKAGTEMGPFTGRVLSPEHVDLLKNNNLMWEVFNEDGTVRYFIDASQEDQRSWMTYIKCARNEQEQNLEVVQIGSSIFYKAVETIPPDQELLVWYGNTHNTFLGIPGVPGTDEEHLKKNRNDESHPCDGSSLCSPSSSSSTSTTTTSSGRMRCVICHRGFNSRSNLRSHMRIHTLDKPFVCRFCNRRFSQSSTLRNHVRLHTGERPYKCQVCQSAYSQLAGLRAHQKSARHKPAVTVTDVTSQVSPPPPQMTAMPHQHQMPLVHHIPTMVL from the exons ATGGGTTCCGTGCTGCCCGCCGACGCTTTGGCTCTCAAGTCTGGATTTAAGTGTCCGAGCCGCTCGCTGTCAGACGTGATCACCTCGGACATCCTGCACAGCTTCCTGTACGGCAGGTGGAGGAACGTGCTGGGCGAACACCTGGCGGAGGAGCGACAGAGCGGCTGCAGCCCCAAGACCGCCTTCACCGCCGAGGTGCTGGCTCAGTCCTTCACTGGAG AGGTGCAGAAGTTGTCCAGCCTGGTGCTGCCCAGTGAAGTGATCATCGCACAAAGCTCGATTCCTGGAGAAGGTCTAGGCATCTTCTCAAAGACCTGGATCAAAGCGGGGACCGAGATGGGCCCTTTCACAGGGAGAGTCCTGTCCCCGGAACACGTCGACCTGCTCAAGAATAACAACCTCATGTGGGAG GTGTTCAATGAAGACGGCACAGTGCGCTACTTCATCGATGCCAGCCAGGAGGACCAGCGCAGCTGGATGACCTACATAAAGTGCGCCCGCAACGAGCAGGAGCAAAACCTGGAGGTGGTGCAGATCGGCAGCAGCATCTTCTACAAGGCTGTGGAG ACTATCCCACCAGACCAGGAGCTTCTTGTCTGGTACGGAAACACCCACAACACATTCCTGGGGATCCCTGGAGTTCCAGGAACAGATGAAGAACACCTGAAGAAAAACAGGAATG ATGAATCCCACCCCTGTGACGGCTCTTCCTTGtgctccccttcctcctcctcctccacctccaccaccactaCCAGCTCCGGCCGCATGCGCTGCGTCATCTGCCACCGAGGCTTCAACTCCCGCAGCAACCTCCGCTCCCACATGCGCATCCACACTCTGGACAAACCCTTCGTCTGCCGCTTCTGCAACCGCCGCTTCAGCCAGTCATCCACGCTCCGGAACCACGTCCGGCTGCACACCGGCGAGCGACCCTACAAGTGTCAAGTCTGCCAGAGCGCCTACTCCCAGCTGGCGGGCCTCAGGGCGCACCAGAAGAGCGCACGGCACAAACCTGCGGTGACCGTGACCGACGTGACCTCCCAAGtgtcccctcctcccccacagATGACGGCTATGCCCCATCAGCACCAGATGCCCCTGGTGCACCACATCCCCACTATGGTGCTATGA
- the fbxw5 gene encoding F-box/WD repeat-containing protein 5 isoform X1 codes for MECGPVLPDSVVLEIFFRLPHDAVLRAGLTCRQWLAVSRDEFLWRELFYSYYRIPRAVPLHPAAVSWYREFKRLFDCIPCVEVQTLREHNDQVLHLAFSHRGHRFSSCSKDCTVKLWDTERPDGNISLVHSSSMRQFNWGYTQFSQFNADDSLLLVSGVYLGPHHSSSGEIAVISLENYTLLSRVRNKPYDVFGCWLNETHLISGNLHWIGNMTSCSVLWLNKAFQDIESENVNVVKRLFKIQNINASTIRTVMVAHCRRHDNPDLLLDYEAQSQARRQKGQQQQHQPLLFDLGTSGSEEEDEAEEGDECQREARSHGLPNARLSQPTFSGLEHVIQSRKNVGRRELALETQVAQMMGRAHTKAPDTSLIEPSEPGDGEDKTYLLFTTGSLTYSPHQIGIKRIKPDQMTTCGPVLGEERSSEEFFDSLDHVIDIHGHIIGMGLSPDHRYLYVNSRAWPAGCVISDPMCPPPIAEEIDLHVIDLKSLREERRSLRAHRAFTPNDECFFIFLDVSRDFVASGAEDKHGYIWDRHYNICLARLAHDDVVNSVAFSPADQELLLSASDDSTIKVWRSPRMVRLAQTATRPPRPRSLLSSWLSRNKNSTSAGSVNGKP; via the exons ATGGAGTGTGGCCCAGTTCTGCCGGACAGCGTGGTGTTGGAGATCTTCTTTCGTCTGCCCCATGATGCCGTGCTGAGAGCTGGTCTGACCTGCCGGCAGTGGCTGGCTGTCTCAAGAGATGAGTTCCTGTGGAGGGAGCTGTTCTACAGCTACTACCGCATCCCCCGCGCCGTACCCCTACACCCAG CGGCTGTGTCGTGGTACAGGGAGTTCAAGCGGCTATTCGACTGTATCCCGTGTGTGGAGGTTCAGACACTGAGAGAACACAATGACCAAGTCCTCCACCTGGCTTTCTCTCACAGGGGTCACCGGTTCTCCTCCTGCTCAAAAGACTGCACTGTTAAG CTGTGGGATACGGAGCGGCCAGACGGTAATATCTCGCTGGTGCACAGTTCCAGTATGCGACAGTTCAACTGGGGCTACACCCAGTTCTCACAGTTCAACGCTGACGACAGTCTGCTGCTTGTGTCTGGCGTCTACCTGGGCCCACACCACTCCTCGTCTGGGGAAATCGCTGTCATCAGTCTGG AAAATTACACACTGTTGTCGCGGGTGAGGAACAAGCCGTACGACGTGTTTGGCTGCTGGCTGAATGAGACCCACCTGATCTCTGGGAACCTGCACTGGATAGGCAACATGACATCTTGCTCTGTTCTCTGGCTCAATAAAGCCTTCCAG GATATTGAATCAGAGAACGTCAACGTGGTCAAGCGCCTTTTCAAGATCCAGAACATCAACGCCAGCACCATCCGCACAGTGATGGTTGCCCATTGCCGGCGTCACGACAACCCCGACTTGCTGCTAGACTACGAGGCTCAGTCTCAGGCTCGAAGGCAGAaagggcagcagcagcagcaccagcccCTCCTCTTTGACCTAGGAACCTccggcagtgaagaagaagacgagGCGGAGGAGGGTGACGAGTGCCAGAGGGAAGCAAGGTCTCACGGTCTCCCCAACGCCCGCCTTTCCCAGCCCACCTTCTCCGGCCTGGAGCACGTTATACAG AGTCGTAAAAACGTAGGGCGCAGGGAGTTGGCGCTTGAGACCCAGGTGGCCCAGATGATGGGCAGAGCCCACACGAAGGCCCCAGACACTAGCCTCATCGAGCCCTCTGAGCCCGGAGACGGAGAGGACAAGACTTACTTACTCTTTACCACCGGCAGCCTTACATACTCTCCTCACCAGATAG GTATTAAACGCATTAAGCCCGACCAGATGACCACTTGCGGTCCTGTCCTCGGGGAGGAGCGGAGTTCAGAGGAGTTTTTTGACTCCCTTGACCATGTCATTGATATCCACGGCCACATCATCGGTATGGGCCTTTCTCCAGACCATAG GTACCTGTACGTGAATAGCCGAGCTTGGCCTGCCGGATGCGTGATCTCCGACCCCATGTGTCCGCCTCCGATCGCCGAGGAGATCGACCTGCACGTCATCGACCTCAAGAGTCtgagggaagagagaaggagCCTGCGCGCTCACCGAGCCTTCACGCCTAACGACGAATGCTTCTTTATCTTCCTGGACGTCAGCAGAGACTTTGTTGCCAG tggagcagaggacaagCACGGCTACATCTGGGACCGTCACTACAACATCTGTCTGGCGCGGCTGGCACACGACGACGTGGTGAACTCGGTGGCCTTCAGTCCCGCCgacc
- the fbxw5 gene encoding F-box/WD repeat-containing protein 5 isoform X2, whose product MFPMQDVRMECGPVLPDSVVLEIFFRLPHDAVLRAGLTCRQWLAVSRDEFLWRELFYSYYRIPRAVPLHPAAVSWYREFKRLFDCIPCVEVQTLREHNDQVLHLAFSHRGHRFSSCSKDCTVKLWDTERPDGNISLVHSSSMRQFNWGYTQFSQFNADDSLLLVSGVYLGPHHSSSGEIAVISLENYTLLSRVRNKPYDVFGCWLNETHLISGNLHWIGNMTSCSVLWLNKAFQDIESENVNVVKRLFKIQNINASTIRTVMVAHCRRHDNPDLLLDYEAQSQARRQKGQQQQHQPLLFDLGTSGSEEEDEAEEGDECQREARSHGLPNARLSQPTFSGLEHVIQSRKNVGRRELALETQVAQMMGRAHTKAPDTSLIEPSEPGDGEDKTYLLFTTGSLTYSPHQIGIKRIKPDQMTTCGPVLGEERSSEEFFDSLDHVIDIHGHIIGMGLSPDHRYLYVNSRAWPAGCVISDPMCPPPIAEEIDLHVIDLKSLREERRSLRAHRAFTPNDECFFIFLDVSRDFVASGAEDKHGYIWDRHYNICLARLAHDDVVNSVAFSPADQELLLSASDDSTIKVWRSPRMVRLAQTATRPPRPRSLLSSWLSRNKNSTSAGSVNGKP is encoded by the exons ATGTTTCCAATGCAG gaTGTTAGGATGGAGTGTGGCCCAGTTCTGCCGGACAGCGTGGTGTTGGAGATCTTCTTTCGTCTGCCCCATGATGCCGTGCTGAGAGCTGGTCTGACCTGCCGGCAGTGGCTGGCTGTCTCAAGAGATGAGTTCCTGTGGAGGGAGCTGTTCTACAGCTACTACCGCATCCCCCGCGCCGTACCCCTACACCCAG CGGCTGTGTCGTGGTACAGGGAGTTCAAGCGGCTATTCGACTGTATCCCGTGTGTGGAGGTTCAGACACTGAGAGAACACAATGACCAAGTCCTCCACCTGGCTTTCTCTCACAGGGGTCACCGGTTCTCCTCCTGCTCAAAAGACTGCACTGTTAAG CTGTGGGATACGGAGCGGCCAGACGGTAATATCTCGCTGGTGCACAGTTCCAGTATGCGACAGTTCAACTGGGGCTACACCCAGTTCTCACAGTTCAACGCTGACGACAGTCTGCTGCTTGTGTCTGGCGTCTACCTGGGCCCACACCACTCCTCGTCTGGGGAAATCGCTGTCATCAGTCTGG AAAATTACACACTGTTGTCGCGGGTGAGGAACAAGCCGTACGACGTGTTTGGCTGCTGGCTGAATGAGACCCACCTGATCTCTGGGAACCTGCACTGGATAGGCAACATGACATCTTGCTCTGTTCTCTGGCTCAATAAAGCCTTCCAG GATATTGAATCAGAGAACGTCAACGTGGTCAAGCGCCTTTTCAAGATCCAGAACATCAACGCCAGCACCATCCGCACAGTGATGGTTGCCCATTGCCGGCGTCACGACAACCCCGACTTGCTGCTAGACTACGAGGCTCAGTCTCAGGCTCGAAGGCAGAaagggcagcagcagcagcaccagcccCTCCTCTTTGACCTAGGAACCTccggcagtgaagaagaagacgagGCGGAGGAGGGTGACGAGTGCCAGAGGGAAGCAAGGTCTCACGGTCTCCCCAACGCCCGCCTTTCCCAGCCCACCTTCTCCGGCCTGGAGCACGTTATACAG AGTCGTAAAAACGTAGGGCGCAGGGAGTTGGCGCTTGAGACCCAGGTGGCCCAGATGATGGGCAGAGCCCACACGAAGGCCCCAGACACTAGCCTCATCGAGCCCTCTGAGCCCGGAGACGGAGAGGACAAGACTTACTTACTCTTTACCACCGGCAGCCTTACATACTCTCCTCACCAGATAG GTATTAAACGCATTAAGCCCGACCAGATGACCACTTGCGGTCCTGTCCTCGGGGAGGAGCGGAGTTCAGAGGAGTTTTTTGACTCCCTTGACCATGTCATTGATATCCACGGCCACATCATCGGTATGGGCCTTTCTCCAGACCATAG GTACCTGTACGTGAATAGCCGAGCTTGGCCTGCCGGATGCGTGATCTCCGACCCCATGTGTCCGCCTCCGATCGCCGAGGAGATCGACCTGCACGTCATCGACCTCAAGAGTCtgagggaagagagaaggagCCTGCGCGCTCACCGAGCCTTCACGCCTAACGACGAATGCTTCTTTATCTTCCTGGACGTCAGCAGAGACTTTGTTGCCAG tggagcagaggacaagCACGGCTACATCTGGGACCGTCACTACAACATCTGTCTGGCGCGGCTGGCACACGACGACGTGGTGAACTCGGTGGCCTTCAGTCCCGCCgacc